One window of the Populus nigra chromosome 4, ddPopNigr1.1, whole genome shotgun sequence genome contains the following:
- the LOC133691643 gene encoding glutamyl-tRNA reductase 1, chloroplastic-like yields the protein MAVASGFATTISGAKMETLLSLNSSSYSTSSVSFVLPQDMRVSCKPPRNNYRRRVLLNNKGGGVRCEVSTASNDVALAAEIDPARVSSMSALEQLKTSAVDRYTKERASIVVIGLSIHTAPVEMREKLAIPEAEWPRATGELCGLNHIEEAAVLSTCNRMEIYVVALSQHRGVKEVTEWMSKTSGVPVSEICEHRFLLYNNDATQHLFEVSAGLDSLVLGEGQILAQVKQVVKVGQGVVGFGRNISGLFKHAITVGKRVRTETNIAAGAVSVSSAAVELALMKLPESSHASARMLVIGAGKMGKLVIKHLVAKGCTKMVVVNRTGDRVAAIREELKDVEIIYKPFPDMLTCAAEADVVFTSTSSETPLFVRDDVKDLPPVGSEVGGSRLFVDISVPRNVGSCVSDLENVRVYNVDDLKEVVAANKEDRLRKAMEAQAIINEESKQFEAWRDSLETVPTIKKLRAYAERIRLAELEKCLSKMGDDISKKTRRAVDDLSRGIVNKLLHGPMQHLRCDGSDSRTLSETLENMHALNRMFSLETEVAVLEQKIRAKQSQK from the exons ATGGCTGTTGCGAGTGGATTTGCGACAACTATTTCGGGTGCCAAAATGGAGACATTGCTATCGTTgaattcttcttcttattctacATCGTCTGTATCCTTTGTTTTGCCACAGGATATGCGGGTTTCTTGCAAACCCCCTAGAAATAATTATAGGAGAAGAGTCTTGCTGAATAATAAAGGAGGGGGGGTGAGATGCGAGGTTTCTACTGCTTCGAATGATGTTGCTCTTGCTGCTGAAATTGACCCGGCTAGAGTCTCTAGCATGTCTGCTCTTGAACAGCTCAAGACCTCTGCTGTTGACA GATATACAAAAGAGAGGGCTAGCATCGTGGTAATTGGGCTTAGTATTCACACCGCACCAGTTGAAATGCGCGAAAAGCTTGCCATTCCTGAAGCTGAATGGCCCCGAGCTACTGGGGAGCTTTGTGGTTTGAATCACATAGAAGAAGCCGCTGTGCTTAGCACTTGCAATAGAATGGAAATATATGTTGTTGCCCTATCTCAGCATCGCGGGGTCAAAGAAGTGACTGAATGGATGTCAAAG aCAAGTGGTGTCCCTGTTTCTGAAATTTGTGAACACCGGTTTTTGCTGTACAATAATGATGCTACACAGCATCTGTTTGAAGTATCTGCTGGTCTTGACTCGCTTGTTCTTGGAGAAGGTCAGATTCTTGCTCAAGTTAAACAAGTTGTCAAAGTTGGCCAAGGGGTTGTTGGTTTCGGGAGGAACATTAGTGGGCTGTTTAAGCATGCAATCACTGTTGGAAAGCGGGTTAGAACCGAGACAAATATCGCTGCTGGGGCTGTTTCCGTGAGCTCAGCTGCTGTTGAACTAGCTTTGATGAAGCTCCCTGAATCTTCTCATGCCAGTGCCAGAATGTTGGTAATTGGGGCAGGGAAGATGGGGAAGCTTGTCATTAAACACTTAGTAGCAAAAGGTTGCACAAAGATGGTAGTTGTAAACAGAACAGGGGATAGAGTTGCAGCCATCCGCGAGGAGTTGAAGGATGTTGAGATCATATACAAGCCCTTTCCAGATATGCTAACTTGTGCTGCTGAAGCTGATGTTGTTTTCACAAGCACATCATCAGAAACTCCGTTGTTTGTGAGAGACGATGTTAAAGATCTTCCTCCTGTTGGTTCAGAAGTTGGGGGTTCGAGGCTATTTGTTGATATCTCTGTTCCCAGAAATGTGGGTTCATGTGTCAGCGACCTTGAAAATGTGCGAGTTTACAATGTTGATGACCTGAAGGAGGTTGTGGCTGCTAACAAAGAAGACCGCCTGAGAAAAGCAATGGAAGCTCAGGCAATCATtaatgaagaatcaaaacaatttgaagCCTGGAGGGATTCACTGGAGACTGTTCCTACCATCAAGAAATTGAGGGCTTATGCTGAGAGAATCAGACTTGCAGAGCTGGAGAAATGCCTTTCAAAAATGGGTGATGATATCTCAAAGAAAACAAGGAGAGCAGTGGATGATCTTAGCCGTGGTATAGTGAACAAGCTCCTTCATGGTCCGATGCAGCACCTGAGATGTGATGGTAGTGACAGCCGGACTCTCAGCGAGACCCTTGAGAATATGCATGCTCTTAACAGAATGTTCAGCCTCGAGACAGAAGTGGCTGTTTTGGAACAAAAGATTCGAGCCAAACAAAGCCAGAAGTAA
- the LOC133691666 gene encoding E3 ubiquitin-protein ligase WAV3: MGTGWRRAFCTTIPRDRETTISDKQQTTSPSPSPSPRRCAKLGFFSSASNPSTPRLPSQNPNLRCRTNTVDSPSTNESPAFHCKTAPKITTTTKNPKSLLSSNPSSPRSPLKLSLFKNSFKFRSSCGICLNSVKRGQGTAIYTAECAHAFHFPCIASYVRKHGSLVCPVCNSTWKDVPLLAIHKNLHQNDNNLEEDPSTNTITKVEEKKVVIVESSPRAIKTTTTPTPTPQQPQPRTPKYSDSRSYDDDEPLLSPTAGARFNPIPEADESVDDDDDGVEEFQGFFPTHSTSVVKSDEVSINDRDFSRNVQVRLLPEVAVISVGRGYETYAVALRVKAPPPLPSLTTRNSSNSTASLLDPSRRAPIDLITVLDVSASMTGAKLQMLKRAMRLVISSLGSADRLSIVAFSSSPKRLLPLKRMTPNGQRSARRIIDRLVCGQGSSVGEALRKATKVLEDRRERNPVASIMLLSDGQDERVSDNNSNHRHTSIHKSSTRFAHIEIPVHSFGFGQSGGNSQEPAEDAFAKCVGGLLSVVVQDLRIQLGFASSSAPAEIVAVYPCNSRPNVLGSGSVRLGDLYAEEERELLVELRVPQSAVGSHHVMSARCLYKDPATQEVVYDRDQSLLVPRPHALPSTGPKIQHLSNLFITTRALAEARRLVEHNEFTSAHHLLVSSRALILQSSLISADEYVRRLEAELAEVQWRKQHHQLQQQQQQQQQMMMQRRREMVTMDENGEPLTPTSAWRAAEKLAKVATMKKSLNRVSDLHGFENARF; this comes from the exons ATGGGTACCGGTTGGAGAAGAGCTTTTTGCACAACAATTCCTAGAGACCGAGAAACCACAATCTCTGATAAGCAACAAACCACAAGTCCAAGTCCAAGTCCTAGCCCCAGAAGGTGTGCAAAGCTAGGATTTTTCTCCAGTGCAAGCAACCCCAGTACGCCTCGTTTGCCGTCTCAAAATCCCAACCTGCGTTGCCGCACAAATACTGTAGACTCTCCTTCAACAAACGAGAGCCCCGCCTTCCATTGCAAAACAGCACCGAAAATAACCACCACTACTAAAAACCCCAAATCACTACTGAGCTCAAATCCATCTTCTCCTAGATCTCCTCTTAAATTGTCTCTCTTCAAGAATAGCTTCAAATTCAGA AGTAGCTGCGGAATCTGCTTGAATAGCGTAAAAAGAGGTCAAGGCACAGCAATTTACACAGCAGAGTGCGCACATGCCTTCCACTTCCCTTGCATAGCTTCCTATGTTCGTAAGCATGGCAGTCTTGTGTGCCCTGTCTGCAACTCTACCTGGAAAGATGTTCCTTTACTTGCCATCCACAAAAACCTCCACCAAAATGACAATAATTTAGAAGAAGACCCCAGCACCAACACCATCACCAAAGTTGAAGAGAAAAAGGTTGTCATTGTAGAATCATCACCAAGAGCCATAAAAACAACAACCACACCCACACCCACCCCACAACAACCACAACCAAGAACACCAAAATATTCCGATTCAAGATCCTATGATGACGATGAACCATTATTATCTCCAACTGCCGGTGCCAGATTCAACCCAATTCCTGAAGCTGACGAAAGTGTGGATGACGATGATGACGGTGTTGAAGAATTTCAAGGATTCTTCCCCACCCATTCTACTTCAGTCGTCAAATCGGATGAAGTTTCAATCAATGACCGAGATTTTTCGAGGAATGTTCAGGTCAGATTATTGCCAGAAGTAGCTGTCATATCTGTAGGCCGCGGGTATGAAACTTATGCAGTGGCTCTGAGAGTGAAAGCTCCACCACCATTGCCATCACTAACCACACGCAACAGTTCAAATTCAACAGCATCTCTTTTAGACCCTTCCCGTCGAGCACCCATTGATTTGATAACGGTTCTTGATGTTAGTGCCAGCATGACCGGGGCTAAGTTGCAAATGCTGAAACGCGCCATGCGTCTGGTTATTTCTTCTCTTGGCTCGGCTGATCGACTTTCTATTGTGGCCTTTTCGAGTAGTCCTAAAAGGCTATTGCCTTTGAAGAGAATGACGCCTAATGGACAGCGGTCAGCTCGGCGCATTATTGACCGACTTGTTTGTGGTCAAGGCAGTAGTGTTGGTGAAGCTTTGAGGAAAGCGACTAAGGTTCTTGAAGACAGGAGGGAGAGAAATCCTGTGGCCAGCATCATGTTATTATCAGACGGTCAGGACGAGAGGGTATCGGATAATAACTCAAATCATAGGCACACGTCTATCCACAAGTCGTCTACCCGCTTTGCACATATCGAGATCCCGGTTCATTCATTTGGGTTTGGTCAAAGCGGTGGCAACAGCCAGGAGCCGGCTGAGGATGCCTTCGCTAAATGTGTTGGTGGTTTATTGAGTGTTGTGGTGCAGGATTTAAGAATTCAGCTTGGATTCGCCTCCAGCTCCGCTCCTGCTGAAATTGTAGCGGTTTATCCTTGCAATTCTAGACCAAATGTGCTCGGTTCGGGTTCCGTTCGGCTTGGCGATTTGTACGCCGAAGAAGAGAGGGAGCTGTTAGTGGAGCTGAGAGTTCCACAATCGGCTGTTGGGTCCCACCATGTGATGTCTGCTCGATGCCTTTACAAAGATCCCGCCACGCAAGAGGTCGTGTATGACCGTGATCAGTCTCTACTAGTCCCACGGCCCCACGCTCTCCCGTCAACAGGCCCTAAGATCCAACATCTGAGTAATTTGTTTATCACAACTCGAGCCTTGGCCGAGGCTAGGCGGCTCGTGGAGCATAATGAGTTTACAAGTGCACATCACCTGCTCGTATCATCTCGAGCTTTGATATTGCAGTCTAGTTTAATATCAGCTGACGAGTATGTTAGGAGGTTGGAGGCTGAATTGGCAGAGGTGCAATGGCGGAAGCAGCATCATCaattgcagcagcagcagcagcagcagcagcaaatgATGATGCAACGGCGGAGAGAAATGGTTACGATGGATGAGAATGGCGAGCCACTTACCCCCACTTCAGCTTGGAGGGCGGCTGAGAAGCTGGCTAAAGTAGCCACAATGAAAAAGTCGTTGAATAGAGTCAGTGACTTGCACGGCTTTGAAAATGCTAGATTTTAA
- the LOC133691008 gene encoding ubiquitin-fold modifier-conjugating enzyme 1, with protein sequence MEGWDPNTKSTLTQIPLLTTKAGPRDGAAWTTRLKEEYKALIAYTQMNKSNDNDWFRISAANPEGTRWTGKCWYVHNLLKYEFDLQFDIPVTYPSTAPELELPQLDGKTQKMYRGGKICLTVHFKPLWAKNCPRFGIAHALCLGLAPWLAAEVPVLVDSGMIKHKDDATSTSGS encoded by the exons atggagGGATGGGATCCAAACACGAAATCAACACTGACCCAGATCCCGCTGTTAACAACGAAGGCAGGTCCAAGAGATGGAGCTGCATGGACAACGAGGCTGAAAGAGGAATACAAGGCTTTGATCGCTTATACACAGATGAACAAGTCTAACGATAACGATTGGTTTCGTATCTCGGCAGCCAATCCTGAAGGGACACGTTGGACTGGCAAGTGCTGGTACGTTCATAATCTCCTTAAGTACGAGTTTGATCTTCAGTTTGACATTCCTGTTACCTACCCTTCTACCGCGCCTGAACTCGAGTTGCCTCAGCTTGATGGAAAAACTCAGAAG ATGTATAGAGGAGGGAAGATTTGTCTGACGGTTCATTTCAAGCCGCTCTGGGCTAAAAATTg TCCTAGGTTTGGCATAGCACATGCACTTTGTTTGGGTCTTGCTCCATGGCTTGCGGCAGAGGTCCCAGTCCTTGTGGATTCTGGTATGATTAAGCACAAAGATGATGCAACCTCAACCAGTGGGTCTTAG
- the LOC133692035 gene encoding phosphoenolpyruvate carboxykinase (ATP)-like isoform X2, with the protein MDNRAPDNGEFSFASNTPRSTGRKGLPKIQTQDHNKKANDVCHDDSGTPVKAKTIDELHSLQRKKSAPTTPIKGAQGTFNAISEEERQKQQLQSISASLASLMRETGPKLVKGDPARKGEGQQIAHHHHYTPTISATDSSLKFTHYLHNLSPAELYEQAIKYEKGSFIASSGALATLSGAKTGRSPRDKRVVRDETTEDDLWWGKGSPNIEMDEHTFMVNRERAVDYLNSLDKVFVNDQFLNWDPEHRIKVRIVSARAYHSLFMHNMCIRPTPEELENFGTPDFTIYNAGQFPCNRYTHYMTSSTSIDINLARKEMVILGTQYAGEMKKGLFGVMHYLMPKRQILSLHSGCNMGKDGDVALFFGLSGTGKTTLSTDHNRYLIGDDEHCWSENGVSNIEGGCYAKCIDLSREKEPDIWNAIKFGTVLENVVFDEHTREVDYMDSSVTENTRAAYPIDYIPNARIPCVGPHPKNIILLACDAFGVLPPVSKLSLAQTMYHFISGYTALVAGTEDGIKEPQATFSACFGAAFIMMHPTKYAAMLSEKMQKHGATGWLVNTGWSGGSYGSGKRIKLAYTRRIIDAIHSGSLLNASYKKTEVFGLEIPTEIEGVPSEILDPVNTWTDKNAYKDTQLKLAGLFKNNFAVFTNYKIGKNNMLTEEILAAGPNY; encoded by the exons atggacaACAGGGCACCTGACAATGGAGAGTTTAGCTTTGCTAGCAATACTCCTAGGAGTACTGGACGGAAAGGGCTGCCTAAAATCCAGACACAAGATCATAACAAGAAGGCAAACGACGTGTGTCATGATGACAGTGGAACACCAGTGAAAGCCAAAACGATCGATGAACTCCATTCTCTACAGAGGAAAAAATCAGCACCCACCACTCCCATCAAGGGAGCTCAGGGTACTTTCAATGCTATCTCTGAAGAAGAACGCCAGAAACAGCAACTCCAGTCCATCAG TGCTTCCTTGGCATCGCTGATGAGAGAGACAGGGCCAAAGTTAGTGAAAGGGGACCCGGCAAGGAAGGGAGAGGGGCAACAAATtgcacatcatcatcattatacGCCCACCATCAGCGCTACTGACAGTTCTCTCAAGTTTACCCATTACCTCCACAATCTTTCTCCTGCTG AACTCTATGAACAAGCAATTAAGTACGAGAAAGGTTCCTTCATAGCATCATCTGGCGCCTTAGCTACACTTTCCGGGGCTAAAACAGGCAGGTCACCAAGAGATAAACGTGTTGTCAGGGATGAAACCACCGAAGATGATCTTTGGTGGGGAAA GGGCTCGCCTAATATTGAAATGGATGAACATACTTTCATGGTTAACAGAGAAAGAGCTGTCGATTATTTGAACTCGCTGGACAAg GTCTTTGTAAATGACCAGTTCCTGAATTGGGACCCTGAACACAGAATTAAAGTTCGTATCGTTTCAGCCAGGGCTTACCATTCCTTGTTCATGCACAACAT GTGTATCCGACCCACTCCTGAAGAGCTAGAGAACTTCGGAACTCCGGACTTCACTATATACAACGCCGGACAGTTCCCATGTAACCGTTACACCCATTACATGACTTCCTCTACTAGCATAGACATCAATCTTGCTAGGAAGGAGATGGTCATCCTTGGCACCCAATATGCTGGGGAAATGAAGAAGGGTCTATTCGGGGTAATGCATTATCTCATGCCTAAGCGTCAAATCCTCTCCCTTCACTCTGGCTGCAATATGGGGAAAGATGGGGATGTTGCCCTCTTCTTTGGATTATCAG GTACCGGGAAGACAACTCTGTCCACAGATCATAATAGGTATTTAATTGGAGACGACGAACATTGCTGGAGTGAGAATGGTGTGTCAAACATAGAAGGCGGTTGCTATGCCAAGTGCATTGATCTCTCTCGAGAGAAGGAGCCCGATATTTGGAATGCCATCAAGTTTGGGActg TCTTGGAGAATGTGGTGTTTGATGAGCATACTCGAGAAGTGGATTACATGGACAGCTCAGTTACAG AAAACACGCGAGCAGCATATCCTATTGATTACATTCCAAATGCTAGGATACCGTGCGTTGGTCCCCATCCGAAGAACATCATTCTACTGGCATGTGATGCGTTTGGCGTGCTCCCACCTGTGAGCAAGCTGAGCTTGGCACAGACCATGTATCACTTTATCAGTGGTTATACAGCTCTG GTAGCCGGGACAGAGGATGGTATTAAGGAGCCACAGGCAACATTTTCAGCCTGCTTTGGTGCAGCATTTATAATGATGCATCCTACCAAGTATGCTGCCATGCTGTCTGAAAAGATGCAGAAACATGGGGCTACAGGATGGCTTGTCAATACCGGTTGGTCAGGTGGAAG TTATGGATCCGGAAAACGTATCAAGTTGGCATACACTCGGAGGATCATCGATGCAATCCACTCCGGTAGCCTTTTGAATGCTAGCTATAAAAAGACTGAAGTTTTTGGTCTCGAAATCCCAACTGAGATTGAGGGCGTGCCTTCAGAAATCTTGGATCCTGTGAACACT TGGACGGACAAGAATGCATACAAGGATACCCAGTTGAAGCTGGCTGGTCTTTTCAAGAATAATTTCGCGGTGTTCACAAATTATAAGATTGGAAAGAACAACATGCTGACCGAGGAGATTCTTGCAGCTGGTCCTAATTACTAG
- the LOC133692035 gene encoding phosphoenolpyruvate carboxykinase (ATP)-like isoform X1, with protein sequence MDNRAPDNGEFSFASNTPRSTGRKGLPKIQTQDHNKKANDVCHDDSGTPVKAKTIDELHSLQRKKSAPTTPIKGAQGTFNAISEEERQKQQLQSISASLASLMRETGPKLVKGDPARKGEGQQIAHHHHYTPTISATDSSLKFTHYLHNLSPAELYEQAIKYEKGSFIASSGALATLSGAKTGRSPRDKRVVRDETTEDDLWWGKGSPNIEMDEHTFMVNRERAVDYLNSLDKVFVNDQFLNWDPEHRIKVRIVSARAYHSLFMHNMCIRPTPEELENFGTPDFTIYNAGQFPCNRYTHYMTSSTSIDINLARKEMVILGTQYAGEMKKGLFGVMHYLMPKRQILSLHSGCNMGKDGDVALFFGLSGTVTLELNRATWSNQLPTDMCLVRSPHDTRFYYKLLLTILPLVLFVAGTGKTTLSTDHNRYLIGDDEHCWSENGVSNIEGGCYAKCIDLSREKEPDIWNAIKFGTVLENVVFDEHTREVDYMDSSVTENTRAAYPIDYIPNARIPCVGPHPKNIILLACDAFGVLPPVSKLSLAQTMYHFISGYTALVAGTEDGIKEPQATFSACFGAAFIMMHPTKYAAMLSEKMQKHGATGWLVNTGWSGGSYGSGKRIKLAYTRRIIDAIHSGSLLNASYKKTEVFGLEIPTEIEGVPSEILDPVNTWTDKNAYKDTQLKLAGLFKNNFAVFTNYKIGKNNMLTEEILAAGPNY encoded by the exons atggacaACAGGGCACCTGACAATGGAGAGTTTAGCTTTGCTAGCAATACTCCTAGGAGTACTGGACGGAAAGGGCTGCCTAAAATCCAGACACAAGATCATAACAAGAAGGCAAACGACGTGTGTCATGATGACAGTGGAACACCAGTGAAAGCCAAAACGATCGATGAACTCCATTCTCTACAGAGGAAAAAATCAGCACCCACCACTCCCATCAAGGGAGCTCAGGGTACTTTCAATGCTATCTCTGAAGAAGAACGCCAGAAACAGCAACTCCAGTCCATCAG TGCTTCCTTGGCATCGCTGATGAGAGAGACAGGGCCAAAGTTAGTGAAAGGGGACCCGGCAAGGAAGGGAGAGGGGCAACAAATtgcacatcatcatcattatacGCCCACCATCAGCGCTACTGACAGTTCTCTCAAGTTTACCCATTACCTCCACAATCTTTCTCCTGCTG AACTCTATGAACAAGCAATTAAGTACGAGAAAGGTTCCTTCATAGCATCATCTGGCGCCTTAGCTACACTTTCCGGGGCTAAAACAGGCAGGTCACCAAGAGATAAACGTGTTGTCAGGGATGAAACCACCGAAGATGATCTTTGGTGGGGAAA GGGCTCGCCTAATATTGAAATGGATGAACATACTTTCATGGTTAACAGAGAAAGAGCTGTCGATTATTTGAACTCGCTGGACAAg GTCTTTGTAAATGACCAGTTCCTGAATTGGGACCCTGAACACAGAATTAAAGTTCGTATCGTTTCAGCCAGGGCTTACCATTCCTTGTTCATGCACAACAT GTGTATCCGACCCACTCCTGAAGAGCTAGAGAACTTCGGAACTCCGGACTTCACTATATACAACGCCGGACAGTTCCCATGTAACCGTTACACCCATTACATGACTTCCTCTACTAGCATAGACATCAATCTTGCTAGGAAGGAGATGGTCATCCTTGGCACCCAATATGCTGGGGAAATGAAGAAGGGTCTATTCGGGGTAATGCATTATCTCATGCCTAAGCGTCAAATCCTCTCCCTTCACTCTGGCTGCAATATGGGGAAAGATGGGGATGTTGCCCTCTTCTTTGGATTATCAGGTACAGTTACCTTGGAACTTAACCGTGCAACATGGAGCAATCAACTGCCTACTGATATGTGCCTCGTACGATCTCCACATGATACTCGTTTCTATTACAAATTGTTGCTAACAATTCTTCCTTTGGTTTTGTTTGTCGCAGGTACCGGGAAGACAACTCTGTCCACAGATCATAATAGGTATTTAATTGGAGACGACGAACATTGCTGGAGTGAGAATGGTGTGTCAAACATAGAAGGCGGTTGCTATGCCAAGTGCATTGATCTCTCTCGAGAGAAGGAGCCCGATATTTGGAATGCCATCAAGTTTGGGActg TCTTGGAGAATGTGGTGTTTGATGAGCATACTCGAGAAGTGGATTACATGGACAGCTCAGTTACAG AAAACACGCGAGCAGCATATCCTATTGATTACATTCCAAATGCTAGGATACCGTGCGTTGGTCCCCATCCGAAGAACATCATTCTACTGGCATGTGATGCGTTTGGCGTGCTCCCACCTGTGAGCAAGCTGAGCTTGGCACAGACCATGTATCACTTTATCAGTGGTTATACAGCTCTG GTAGCCGGGACAGAGGATGGTATTAAGGAGCCACAGGCAACATTTTCAGCCTGCTTTGGTGCAGCATTTATAATGATGCATCCTACCAAGTATGCTGCCATGCTGTCTGAAAAGATGCAGAAACATGGGGCTACAGGATGGCTTGTCAATACCGGTTGGTCAGGTGGAAG TTATGGATCCGGAAAACGTATCAAGTTGGCATACACTCGGAGGATCATCGATGCAATCCACTCCGGTAGCCTTTTGAATGCTAGCTATAAAAAGACTGAAGTTTTTGGTCTCGAAATCCCAACTGAGATTGAGGGCGTGCCTTCAGAAATCTTGGATCCTGTGAACACT TGGACGGACAAGAATGCATACAAGGATACCCAGTTGAAGCTGGCTGGTCTTTTCAAGAATAATTTCGCGGTGTTCACAAATTATAAGATTGGAAAGAACAACATGCTGACCGAGGAGATTCTTGCAGCTGGTCCTAATTACTAG